One window of Silvimonas iriomotensis genomic DNA carries:
- a CDS encoding ABC transporter permease has product MLRRLFSPLLDPLSGLRHAPARRVLLKQIYFTGNEAALLVLLVGFALGGIVVAMLHGQYGQSQEAALRLLASLGFKEISPLLAAIILVARSSSAVASELATMQVHGEIRSLYRMGIPLGAYLIMPRVLGMTIACIGLSFYLAVAAQLGGALLGAGAEVAYQVLEFDRMLSLEQVLTCMAKAALFGVGTSLLACHVGLRVGPYVTDIPKASSRAVVRGLSAIFVLDFMWSLWLS; this is encoded by the coding sequence ATGCTGCGCCGCCTGTTTTCGCCCTTGCTTGATCCTTTGTCTGGCCTGCGCCATGCGCCGGCACGCCGGGTATTGCTCAAGCAGATTTACTTTACCGGTAACGAGGCCGCACTTCTGGTGTTGCTGGTGGGGTTTGCCCTGGGCGGTATAGTCGTGGCTATGCTGCACGGCCAGTACGGCCAGAGTCAGGAGGCCGCCTTGCGTTTGCTGGCCTCTTTGGGCTTCAAGGAAATCAGCCCCTTGCTGGCTGCCATCATTCTGGTGGCGCGCTCTTCTTCGGCGGTGGCCAGTGAACTGGCGACCATGCAGGTGCATGGTGAAATCCGCTCGCTCTATCGTATGGGTATTCCGCTGGGGGCGTATCTGATCATGCCGCGCGTCCTGGGTATGACTATCGCCTGCATCGGCCTGTCTTTTTATCTGGCGGTGGCCGCGCAACTGGGCGGTGCCTTGCTGGGTGCCGGTGCCGAGGTAGCCTACCAGGTGCTGGAGTTTGATCGCATGCTGTCGCTGGAACAGGTGCTGACCTGCATGGCCAAGGCGGCGCTGTTTGGCGTGGGCACCAGCTTGCTGGCGTGTCACGTCGGCTTGCGGGTCGGCCCGTATGTCACGGATATTCCCAAGGCATCGTCCCGCGCGGTGGTGCGCGGCCTGAGTGCCATCTTTGTGCTCGATTTCATGTGGTCCTTATGGCTGTCCTGA
- a CDS encoding phosphatidate cytidylyltransferase yields the protein MLITRVLTALVLIPLVLCALYLLPHSGWVIFAAVVTALGAWEWGGLCNLPRFGRIGLGVIVGALVVALAPGEFFVFHQPWVLPILAVAAVFWVVIAPLWLRFRWPLQRTALKGTLPGILLLVAAGIALAALRAQADATGLLAVMVVAWVADTAAYFSGKAFGKHKLAPAISPGKTWEGVAGALVAVGIYVVVMGHVVGISWWKMLLAGWCLTAVSIVGDLMESLFKRQAGIKDSSQLLPGHGGVLDRVDSLIALLPVAALAWPWLMQA from the coding sequence ATGTTGATTACCCGAGTTCTGACTGCACTGGTATTGATACCGCTGGTTCTGTGCGCGCTTTATTTGCTGCCTCATTCCGGCTGGGTGATATTTGCCGCCGTGGTCACCGCGCTGGGCGCGTGGGAATGGGGTGGTTTGTGCAATCTGCCGCGCTTTGGCCGCATCGGGCTGGGTGTGATTGTTGGCGCACTGGTGGTGGCGCTGGCGCCGGGTGAGTTTTTTGTATTTCATCAGCCCTGGGTGCTGCCGATCCTGGCGGTTGCGGCCGTTTTCTGGGTTGTGATTGCACCCTTATGGTTGCGCTTTCGCTGGCCTTTGCAGCGCACTGCGCTCAAAGGCACCTTGCCTGGTATTCTGTTACTCGTCGCCGCAGGTATTGCGCTGGCGGCGCTGCGGGCGCAGGCTGATGCAACCGGTCTGCTGGCCGTAATGGTCGTGGCTTGGGTGGCCGATACCGCGGCGTATTTTTCTGGCAAGGCATTTGGCAAGCACAAGCTGGCACCGGCCATCAGCCCGGGTAAAACCTGGGAAGGCGTGGCAGGCGCGCTGGTCGCAGTCGGCATTTATGTAGTGGTCATGGGGCATGTCGTCGGCATTTCCTGGTGGAAAATGCTGCTGGCCGGTTGGTGCCTGACCGCTGTGTCCATTGTGGGTGATTTGATGGAGTCCCTGTTCAAGCGTCAGGCGGGCATCAAGGACAGTAGCCAGTTGCTGCCGGGGCACGGTGGCGTGCTTGACCGCGTGGACAGCCTGATCGCCCTGTTGCCGGTGGCCGCGCTTGCCTGGCCGTGGCTGATGCAGGCGTGA
- a CDS encoding tetratricopeptide repeat protein translates to MRHLLSGLVAGAALLGLLAACSTTPAPQTPASVLATQARGAMVNANRASQQQRWDDAAVQWQAALSLFQAMDDWGGQGEARLGLAYAQVKMHQPANAVKTLAPMDSTLFRPVQRAQAGYQLALLAMPDTQMADAALAHARSVCSADCAIAPQLDNLDARIHLQQGDAAGALGLANGVLARGEGVPMVERAHALRLVAQIRLQQGQPAAGWQALQQGIVMDRTLANPLWLADDFALQLDLAGAMADQALAEDARVRLRSVCEVVAASGCERVAAH, encoded by the coding sequence ATGCGCCATCTCTTGAGTGGACTGGTGGCGGGCGCTGCGCTGTTGGGTCTGCTGGCCGCATGCAGTACCACGCCCGCGCCGCAGACGCCGGCATCAGTGCTGGCAACGCAGGCACGCGGCGCCATGGTGAACGCCAATCGCGCCAGCCAGCAGCAACGCTGGGACGATGCCGCCGTGCAATGGCAAGCCGCGTTGAGTTTGTTTCAGGCCATGGATGACTGGGGCGGGCAGGGCGAAGCGCGGCTGGGTCTGGCCTATGCCCAGGTAAAAATGCACCAGCCAGCCAATGCGGTAAAAACGCTGGCACCGATGGATTCAACCTTGTTCAGGCCAGTGCAACGCGCCCAGGCCGGGTATCAACTGGCCTTGCTGGCCATGCCGGATACCCAGATGGCCGATGCTGCGCTGGCCCATGCCCGTTCAGTCTGCAGTGCCGATTGTGCCATCGCCCCGCAACTGGATAACCTGGACGCGCGCATTCACCTGCAACAGGGTGATGCCGCTGGCGCACTGGGGTTGGCGAATGGCGTGCTGGCCCGGGGCGAGGGCGTACCCATGGTAGAGCGCGCCCATGCTTTGCGCCTGGTGGCACAAATCCGCTTGCAGCAGGGGCAGCCGGCAGCTGGCTGGCAGGCGCTGCAGCAGGGAATTGTCATGGACCGGACGCTGGCCAACCCGCTCTGGCTGGCTGATGACTTTGCCTTGCAGCTTGATCTTGCCGGGGCCATGGCAGATCAGGCGCTGGCAGAGGACGCTCGCGTGCGTTTGCGCAGTGTGTGCGAGGTCGTTGCGGCCAGTGGATGTGAGCGGGTTGCCGCTCATTGA
- the ispC gene encoding 1-deoxy-D-xylulose-5-phosphate reductoisomerase, whose translation MSAIQTLTVLGSTGSIGVSTLDVVARHADQFRVYALTGATQLEKLAEQCRQHAPRYAVVLDDQAAEDLRGLLKQAGCQTEVLCGEAALEQVATAPEVTMVMAAIVGAAGMRPTLAAARAAKRVLLANKETLVLAGKLFMDAVNASGAELLPIDSEHNAIFQVLPRAHREHPYRGTLAQAGVKRILLTASGGPFRTRALETLVDVTPEEAVKHPNWSMGRKISVDSATMMNKGLEVIEAHWLFNAAPDEITVVVHPQSIIHSMVEYADGSVLAQLGTPDMRTPIAYGLSYPQRVESGVKSLDLFSVGRLDFEAPDLVRTPCLRLAFEALRAGGAATAVLNAANEIAVAAFLDRQLGYTRIPVLIEEVLATCVGDCKADSLEALQQADALARLTAQRWLAAQS comes from the coding sequence ATGAGCGCAATCCAAACGCTGACCGTGCTGGGCTCTACCGGCAGCATCGGGGTCAGTACCCTTGATGTGGTCGCCCGTCACGCCGATCAGTTCCGCGTCTATGCGCTGACCGGCGCAACCCAGCTGGAAAAACTGGCAGAGCAATGCCGTCAGCATGCACCGCGTTATGCCGTGGTGCTGGATGATCAGGCTGCGGAAGATCTGCGCGGCCTGCTCAAACAAGCCGGCTGCCAGACTGAGGTTTTGTGTGGTGAAGCTGCGCTGGAGCAAGTTGCGACGGCGCCGGAAGTCACCATGGTCATGGCGGCGATTGTCGGCGCAGCCGGCATGCGTCCGACACTGGCCGCCGCCCGTGCCGCCAAGCGCGTACTGCTGGCCAACAAAGAAACGCTGGTGCTGGCCGGCAAACTGTTCATGGATGCCGTCAACGCCAGTGGCGCCGAGCTGCTGCCCATCGACAGTGAACACAATGCGATCTTTCAGGTGCTGCCGCGTGCGCACCGTGAACACCCGTATCGCGGCACGCTGGCGCAGGCCGGCGTCAAGCGCATCCTGTTGACGGCCTCGGGCGGCCCGTTCCGTACCCGTGCGCTGGAAACGCTGGTCGATGTCACGCCAGAAGAAGCGGTCAAGCACCCCAACTGGTCCATGGGCCGCAAGATTTCCGTCGACTCCGCCACCATGATGAACAAGGGGCTGGAGGTCATTGAGGCGCACTGGCTGTTCAATGCCGCGCCCGATGAAATTACTGTGGTGGTTCACCCACAGAGCATCATCCATTCCATGGTGGAGTACGCCGACGGCTCGGTGCTGGCCCAGTTGGGCACGCCGGATATGCGCACGCCCATTGCCTATGGTTTGTCTTACCCGCAGCGAGTGGAGTCCGGCGTGAAGTCGCTGGATCTCTTCAGCGTCGGGCGGCTGGATTTCGAAGCGCCGGACCTGGTACGTACACCGTGTCTGCGTCTGGCGTTTGAAGCCCTGCGCGCGGGCGGCGCTGCTACAGCGGTGCTCAATGCCGCCAACGAAATCGCCGTTGCCGCTTTCCTTGATCGCCAGTTGGGCTACACCCGCATTCCGGTGCTGATTGAAGAAGTGCTGGCCACCTGCGTGGGCGACTGCAAGGCCGACTCGCTGGAAGCCCTGCAGCAAGCGGACGCACTGGCGCGCTTGACTGCACAGCGCTGGCTGGCGGCGCAAAGCTGA
- a CDS encoding MlaD family protein gives MPIKYLKDTDARFQWLGWRVGVFIAAGFLCFVALVVLLAIRQGYFTPKTRLSFVAESGNSMSTGMQVRFSGFKIGVVDRVALNDQAKVDVELLVENRYLKWVKPDSVALLQQDGFLGDHYIEIAGGTATAPPIQEGGKLVFAPAMGLSEIAADLRQRTIPVIDSIHDTLEYLNDPKGDVRATVANLNQFSAELRETRKTLDQVLQHLDQVAAKDLPATLDQATQAARRADQVLAQADRAASEVAAHLPAILDNTNRTASEAAALASTARKAVDGVAPQLPSIVRNTGDLVQGSNELVSGAQRSWPFRNWVSVPDASAPVPESRGE, from the coding sequence ATGCCCATTAAATACCTCAAAGACACCGACGCCCGCTTTCAATGGCTGGGCTGGCGCGTGGGTGTTTTTATCGCTGCCGGTTTTTTGTGTTTTGTAGCGCTGGTGGTGCTGCTGGCCATCCGTCAGGGTTATTTCACGCCCAAGACCCGGCTGTCTTTTGTGGCGGAAAGCGGCAACAGCATGAGCACTGGCATGCAGGTGCGGTTTTCCGGCTTCAAGATCGGCGTGGTGGACCGGGTGGCGCTCAATGATCAGGCCAAGGTCGATGTCGAGTTGCTGGTAGAGAACCGCTATCTGAAGTGGGTCAAGCCCGATTCGGTCGCGTTGCTGCAGCAAGATGGCTTTCTGGGCGATCACTATATTGAAATCGCGGGGGGTACTGCCACGGCGCCGCCCATTCAGGAGGGCGGCAAGCTGGTGTTTGCGCCCGCCATGGGCCTGTCTGAAATCGCAGCTGACTTGCGTCAGCGCACCATACCGGTCATCGACTCCATTCACGACACGCTGGAATACCTGAACGATCCCAAGGGTGATGTGCGCGCCACCGTTGCCAACCTGAACCAGTTCAGCGCCGAGCTGCGCGAAACCCGCAAAACGCTGGATCAGGTGTTGCAGCATCTGGATCAAGTTGCCGCCAAAGACCTGCCTGCCACGCTGGATCAAGCCACGCAGGCTGCGCGCCGCGCCGATCAGGTGCTGGCGCAGGCGGACCGGGCGGCGTCTGAAGTCGCGGCACATCTGCCGGCCATTCTGGACAACACCAACCGCACGGCCAGTGAAGCCGCAGCCCTGGCCAGCACCGCCCGCAAGGCAGTGGATGGTGTGGCACCGCAATTGCCGTCCATTGTGCGCAATACCGGCGACCTGGTGCAGGGCAGTAATGAACTGGTGAGCGGCGCGCAGCGCAGCTGGCCGTTCCGCAACTGGGTGAGCGTGCCCGATGCCTCGGCGCCGGTGCCGGAAAGCCGGGGGGAATAA
- the tsf gene encoding translation elongation factor Ts → MAEITAKLVGELRELTGMGMMECKKALVEANGDIKAAEEALRIKSGNKASKLAGRTAAEGTVAAFISADKKHGALIEVNCETDFVGKDANFLAFAALAVKAVAESNVTDVEALANVTVDGATVEEHRKAVISKLAENITLRRAVRYETTGQLAAYLHGSKIGVLVALQGGDEQLGKDIAMHIAASKPVCVSKDQVPAELLESERKIYTAQAAESGKPADIVAKMVEGRVTKYLAEVTLLGQPFVKNPDQTVEKLLAENSAKVDAFTMFVVGEGIEKKVVDYAAEVAAAAKV, encoded by the coding sequence ATGGCGGAAATTACCGCAAAATTGGTCGGCGAACTGCGCGAACTGACCGGCATGGGCATGATGGAGTGCAAGAAGGCACTGGTTGAAGCGAACGGTGATATCAAGGCTGCTGAAGAAGCGCTGCGTATCAAGTCCGGCAACAAGGCTTCCAAGCTGGCTGGCCGTACCGCTGCTGAAGGCACCGTGGCTGCATTCATCTCCGCCGACAAGAAGCACGGCGCGCTGATCGAAGTGAACTGCGAAACCGACTTCGTGGGCAAGGATGCCAACTTCCTGGCGTTTGCTGCACTGGCTGTGAAGGCTGTTGCTGAATCGAACGTGACCGACGTTGAAGCCCTGGCTAACGTGACTGTTGATGGCGCTACCGTTGAAGAACACCGCAAGGCTGTGATCTCCAAGCTGGCAGAAAACATCACCCTGCGTCGCGCTGTGCGTTACGAAACCACCGGTCAACTGGCTGCTTACCTGCACGGCTCCAAGATCGGCGTGCTGGTTGCCCTGCAAGGTGGCGACGAGCAACTGGGCAAGGATATCGCCATGCACATCGCCGCTTCCAAGCCGGTGTGTGTGTCCAAAGACCAGGTTCCGGCAGAACTGCTGGAATCCGAGCGCAAGATCTACACCGCGCAAGCCGCAGAATCGGGCAAGCCGGCTGATATCGTTGCCAAGATGGTTGAAGGCCGCGTGACCAAGTACCTGGCTGAAGTGACCCTGCTGGGCCAGCCGTTCGTGAAGAACCCGGACCAGACCGTTGAAAAACTGCTGGCCGAGAACAGCGCCAAGGTCGACGCCTTCACCATGTTCGTGGTTGGCGAAGGGATCGAGAAGAAGGTTGTGGATTACGCCGCTGAAGTGGCTGCCGCTGCCAAGGTCTGA
- a CDS encoding Smr/MutS family protein — translation MHPSPVFPTMSSDPKQRLKEIRKTLKQQAADAPRPIPVKPPEPTDHELFVAATKGTVPLYRPVQVEHPRPRPSPWPRQREKDEAAVMAEAMSDLWPWDELESGEELLFIRPGLKLETLRKLRRGEWVVQAQLDLHGHTSDTARLAVAEFLLQCRRTNKRCVRIIHGKGLGSKNREPVLKLKLKNWLAQRDEVLGFSQARPVDGGAGAVLVLLKGWREK, via the coding sequence ATGCATCCCAGTCCCGTTTTTCCCACCATGAGTTCCGACCCGAAACAGCGCCTCAAAGAAATCAGAAAGACGCTGAAACAGCAGGCCGCGGACGCGCCCCGACCCATACCGGTCAAGCCGCCGGAACCGACTGATCACGAACTCTTTGTCGCCGCCACCAAAGGCACGGTGCCACTCTACCGCCCGGTACAGGTAGAACACCCACGCCCCAGACCCAGCCCGTGGCCACGCCAGCGCGAAAAAGACGAAGCCGCGGTCATGGCCGAAGCCATGAGCGACCTGTGGCCATGGGATGAACTGGAAAGCGGCGAAGAATTATTGTTTATCCGCCCCGGACTAAAACTGGAAACACTGCGCAAATTGCGGCGCGGCGAGTGGGTGGTGCAGGCACAACTGGACCTGCACGGACATACCTCTGATACCGCCCGGCTGGCGGTGGCGGAGTTTCTGTTGCAATGTCGCCGCACCAACAAGCGCTGTGTGCGTATTATTCACGGCAAGGGTCTGGGTTCAAAAAACCGCGAACCCGTACTCAAGCTCAAGCTGAAAAACTGGCTGGCACAGCGCGACGAAGTGCTCGGCTTCAGCCAGGCAAGACCAGTCGATGGCGGCGCTGGCGCGGTGCTGGTCCTGCTCAAGGGCTGGCGCGAGAAGTAA
- the uppS gene encoding polyprenyl diphosphate synthase — protein MDGNGRWAKQRLMPRVFGHKKGVDALRATVKACDKLGVKYLTVFAFSSENWRRPADEVSFLMGLFLKVLQSEVDRMHENGIRLKIVGDRSHFAPELVQWIESAEARTADNTGVTLSIAADYGGRWDILQATERMLKDRPELVGQRIEESDLTPYFAMAYAPEPDLFIRTGGERRISNFLLWQLAYAELYFTDMLWPDFDYNAMAEAVAWYQGRERRFGRISEQLHPQSAAS, from the coding sequence ATGGATGGCAACGGGCGCTGGGCCAAACAGCGCCTGATGCCGCGTGTTTTCGGACACAAAAAGGGCGTGGACGCACTGCGCGCCACCGTCAAGGCGTGCGACAAGCTGGGCGTCAAATATCTGACGGTGTTTGCTTTCAGCAGCGAGAACTGGCGCCGCCCGGCCGATGAAGTCTCTTTCCTGATGGGGCTGTTTCTCAAGGTGTTGCAGTCTGAGGTGGACCGCATGCACGAGAACGGCATCCGCCTGAAGATTGTGGGCGACCGCAGCCACTTTGCGCCGGAACTGGTGCAGTGGATTGAATCGGCAGAAGCGCGCACGGCAGACAACACCGGTGTGACGCTCTCCATCGCCGCTGATTACGGTGGTCGCTGGGATATCCTGCAAGCTACCGAGCGCATGCTCAAAGACCGGCCGGAGCTTGTAGGGCAGCGGATTGAAGAATCTGACCTGACGCCGTACTTTGCCATGGCCTACGCGCCTGAGCCTGACCTCTTTATCCGCACTGGCGGCGAGCGCCGCATCAGTAACTTCCTGCTGTGGCAACTGGCCTACGCCGAACTCTATTTCACTGACATGCTCTGGCCAGACTTCGACTACAACGCGATGGCCGAGGCTGTGGCCTGGTATCAGGGGCGCGAACGCCGGTTCGGCCGCATCAGCGAACAACTGCATCCTCAAAGCGCGGCCTCCTGA
- the pyrH gene encoding UMP kinase, which produces MSPDTKYKRILVKLSGEALMGEDSYGINRVTIERIVQEIKAVVDLGVQVAIVIGGGNIFRGVAPAAAGMDRATADYMGMLATVMNALALQDAMRHAGIVSRVQSALTIQQVAEPYIRGKAIRYLEENKVVIFGAGTGNPFFTTDTAAALRGMEVGADIVLKATKVDGVYTDDPKKNPDAVRYHTVTFDEAITRNLKVMDATAFALCRDQKMNISVFSIFKAGALKRVVLGEDEGTLVHC; this is translated from the coding sequence ATGAGCCCCGATACCAAATACAAACGCATCCTGGTGAAACTGTCTGGTGAGGCCCTGATGGGTGAGGACAGCTACGGCATCAACCGTGTCACCATCGAGCGCATTGTCCAGGAAATCAAGGCTGTGGTTGATCTGGGTGTGCAGGTGGCCATCGTGATCGGTGGCGGTAATATTTTCCGCGGCGTAGCCCCGGCCGCCGCCGGCATGGACCGCGCCACGGCCGATTACATGGGCATGCTGGCCACGGTGATGAACGCACTGGCCCTGCAAGATGCCATGCGCCACGCCGGCATTGTCAGCCGCGTGCAGTCCGCCCTGACCATCCAGCAGGTTGCCGAGCCGTACATTCGCGGCAAGGCCATCCGCTACCTGGAAGAAAACAAGGTCGTGATCTTCGGTGCCGGTACCGGTAACCCGTTCTTCACCACCGACACCGCTGCCGCCCTGCGCGGCATGGAAGTCGGCGCTGACATCGTGCTCAAGGCCACCAAGGTGGATGGCGTTTACACTGATGATCCGAAGAAGAACCCGGACGCGGTGCGCTATCACACCGTCACCTTCGACGAAGCCATTACCCGCAATCTGAAGGTGATGGACGCCACAGCATTTGCCCTCTGTCGTGACCAGAAGATGAACATCAGCGTGTTCAGCATCTTCAAGGCTGGCGCGCTCAAGCGCGTGGTACTTGGGGAAGATGAAGGTACGCTGGTACACTGCTAA
- the trxB gene encoding thioredoxin-disulfide reductase: protein MSTKHSNLLILGSGPAGYTAAVYAARANLKPVLITGLAQGGQLTTTTEVDNWPADADGVQGPELMVRFQKHAERFGTEILFDHIHTTYLNEKPIRLVGDSGEYTCDALIVATGASAQYIGLPSEEAFAGKGVSACATCDGFFYRGQRVAVVGGGNTAVEEALYLANIAAHVTLIHRRDTFRAEKILVDHLMAKVAEGKISLELHQTLDEVLGDNSGVTGVRLKSSQNGQTKELELAGVFIAIGHKPNTDIFKGQLDMDSTGYLITKGGRDGNATATSVPGVFAAGDVQDHIYRQAVTSAASGCQAALDADRYLETLR from the coding sequence ATGTCCACAAAGCACTCCAATCTGCTGATTCTGGGTTCCGGCCCGGCCGGCTACACCGCCGCCGTTTACGCCGCCCGCGCCAACCTCAAGCCCGTACTGATCACCGGTCTGGCTCAGGGTGGTCAGCTCACCACCACCACCGAAGTGGACAACTGGCCTGCCGACGCCGACGGCGTGCAGGGCCCGGAACTGATGGTGCGCTTTCAAAAGCATGCAGAGCGCTTTGGCACCGAAATCCTGTTTGACCATATTCACACCACGTACCTGAACGAAAAGCCGATCCGCCTTGTGGGTGATTCTGGCGAGTACACGTGTGACGCGCTGATCGTGGCGACCGGTGCCTCGGCCCAGTACATTGGCCTGCCCAGCGAAGAAGCCTTTGCCGGCAAGGGCGTTTCGGCTTGCGCCACATGTGACGGTTTCTTCTACCGTGGCCAGCGCGTCGCCGTGGTTGGCGGCGGCAACACCGCTGTGGAAGAAGCGCTGTACCTGGCAAACATTGCTGCACACGTGACGCTGATTCACCGTCGCGACACCTTCCGCGCCGAGAAGATTCTGGTTGATCACCTGATGGCCAAGGTGGCCGAAGGCAAGATCTCGCTGGAACTGCATCAGACCCTGGACGAAGTGCTGGGCGATAATTCCGGTGTCACCGGCGTGCGCCTGAAGTCCAGCCAGAACGGCCAGACAAAGGAACTTGAACTGGCGGGCGTGTTCATCGCCATCGGCCACAAGCCGAACACCGACATCTTCAAGGGCCAGCTGGACATGGACAGCACCGGCTACCTGATCACCAAGGGCGGCCGTGATGGCAACGCCACCGCCACCAGCGTGCCGGGCGTGTTTGCTGCCGGTGACGTACAAGATCACATCTACCGCCAGGCCGTGACCTCCGCTGCCAGCGGTTGCCAGGCCGCACTGGACGCAGACCGTTACCTGGAAACCCTGCGTTAA
- the frr gene encoding ribosome recycling factor has protein sequence MIADIKKDTETRMQKTLEALKTDLLKVRTGRAHTGLLDHIQVDYYGSPVPVNQVANVSLSDARTITVQPYEKNMVGKVEKAIRDSDLGLNPATNGDQIRVPMPMLTEERRKDLIKVVRTEAEGARVSTRNIRRDANNDLKNLLKDKEISEDEDRRGQDEVQKLTDKYIAEIDKVLAEKEKELLTV, from the coding sequence ATGATTGCAGACATAAAAAAAGATACCGAAACCCGGATGCAGAAAACCCTTGAGGCGCTGAAAACCGACCTCTTGAAGGTGCGTACCGGCCGTGCTCACACCGGCCTGCTGGATCACATCCAGGTGGATTACTATGGCTCGCCGGTGCCGGTGAACCAGGTGGCCAATGTGTCGCTGTCTGACGCCCGTACCATTACCGTTCAGCCGTACGAAAAGAACATGGTTGGCAAGGTCGAAAAGGCCATTCGTGATTCCGACCTGGGCCTGAACCCGGCCACCAATGGTGACCAGATTCGCGTGCCGATGCCCATGCTGACTGAAGAGCGCCGCAAAGACCTGATCAAGGTTGTGCGTACCGAAGCCGAAGGCGCGCGCGTATCTACCCGCAATATCCGCCGTGACGCCAACAACGATCTGAAGAACCTGTTGAAAGACAAGGAAATCTCTGAAGACGAAGATCGTCGTGGCCAGGACGAAGTGCAGAAGCTGACCGACAAGTACATCGCCGAAATCGACAAGGTTCTGGCAGAAAAAGAGAAGGAACTGCTGACTGTTTAA
- the rpsB gene encoding 30S ribosomal protein S2: MSISMRQMLEAGVHFGHQTRYWHPKMGQYIFGARNKIHIINLEKTLPLFEEALKYVRRLSANKGTVLFVGTKRQAREILAEEAQRAGMPFVDHRWLGGMLTNFKTVKQSIKRLEDLTAILADDNNGYGKKELLDIKREVEKLERSLGGIKDMKGLPDAIFVIDTGYQKGAIVEAQKLGIPVIGVVDTNNNPEGIDYIIPGNDDSSRAIRLYARGVADAVLEGRNQAVQEVVEAAAEAQA; this comes from the coding sequence ATGTCTATCAGCATGCGTCAGATGCTCGAAGCGGGCGTCCACTTTGGTCACCAAACCCGTTACTGGCACCCCAAGATGGGCCAGTACATTTTCGGTGCACGCAACAAGATTCACATCATCAACCTGGAAAAGACCCTGCCGCTGTTCGAAGAGGCACTGAAGTACGTGCGTCGTCTGTCGGCTAACAAGGGTACTGTCCTGTTTGTTGGTACCAAGCGTCAAGCGCGCGAAATCCTGGCTGAAGAAGCCCAGCGCGCTGGCATGCCGTTCGTTGATCACCGCTGGTTGGGCGGTATGCTGACGAACTTCAAGACCGTCAAGCAGTCCATCAAGCGTCTGGAAGACCTGACCGCTATTCTGGCTGATGACAACAACGGCTACGGCAAGAAAGAACTGCTGGACATCAAGCGCGAAGTTGAAAAGCTCGAGCGCTCGCTGGGCGGTATCAAGGATATGAAGGGTCTGCCGGACGCGATCTTCGTGATCGACACTGGCTACCAGAAGGGTGCCATCGTTGAAGCCCAGAAGCTGGGCATTCCGGTGATCGGCGTTGTTGATACCAACAACAATCCGGAAGGCATCGACTACATCATCCCGGGTAACGACGACTCCTCCCGTGCTATCCGCCTGTACGCTCGTGGCGTGGCTGATGCCGTGCTGGAAGGCCGTAACCAGGCTGTGCAGGAAGTTGTGGAAGCTGCTGCTGAAGCGCAAGCGTAA